The proteins below are encoded in one region of Halalkalicoccus jeotgali B3:
- the pheT gene encoding phenylalanine--tRNA ligase subunit beta, which translates to MPVVDIDTDELRQLTGTDKDDDRLKDDLFGLGLEYEGETEDGDLQFEFAPDRLDRLSVEGVARSLRYQYGEERGTYVPPTNSPDWTIEVEDVPEERPYVTGAVIRGVDLDEKGLDSLIQLQEKLHATMGRKRAKGAIGIHDLTMLKGKSLSEEGGPSIKYRGVEPDEPRFVPLDSNEELTPAAVLEAHPTGREYAALVEGYDRYPAIYDELGLFSFPPVINGRRTEVTTDSRELFVELTGTDQWTIDKMCAIVCYALSARGATIEEVEVEYPDATLLRPDFEVRKKRVSHDRIEGMLGMAFEPETVIDCFERAGLSATQVLGEESAYDVEIPPYRVDVLHPVDLIDDVGRAYGFDALIPTYPDVGTVGGRHERTRLEDATRNVLCGLGFEDTLNFHLINEAENYDRLRVEPGNEVLGAGEAATIREPYSEDYTMVRTWALPSLLILLENNTHRSYPQDLAEVGFAAELDASTETGVAERRTVAGVLARTDASYEDAKGRLQAIARAFDVDLETPPTTHPTFIDGRTATVEIDGHSVGVVGEIHPEVLVEHDLELPVAAFEFRLDALE; encoded by the coding sequence ATGCCCGTCGTCGACATCGACACCGACGAACTGCGACAGCTCACGGGTACCGACAAGGACGACGACCGGCTCAAGGACGACCTGTTCGGACTCGGATTGGAGTACGAGGGCGAGACGGAGGACGGCGACCTCCAGTTCGAGTTCGCGCCCGACCGGCTGGACCGCCTCTCGGTCGAGGGGGTCGCACGCTCGCTTCGGTACCAGTACGGCGAGGAGCGGGGCACGTACGTCCCGCCGACGAACAGCCCCGACTGGACGATCGAGGTCGAGGACGTCCCCGAGGAGCGACCGTACGTCACCGGCGCGGTGATTCGGGGGGTCGACCTCGACGAGAAGGGACTGGACTCGCTGATCCAGCTCCAGGAGAAACTCCACGCGACGATGGGCCGAAAGCGCGCGAAGGGCGCGATCGGGATCCACGACCTCACCATGCTGAAGGGCAAATCGCTCTCGGAGGAGGGCGGCCCGTCGATCAAGTATCGGGGCGTCGAGCCCGACGAGCCGCGGTTCGTTCCGCTGGATTCGAACGAGGAGCTCACACCCGCCGCGGTGCTCGAAGCACACCCCACGGGCCGGGAGTACGCGGCTCTCGTCGAGGGATATGACCGATATCCGGCGATCTACGACGAACTCGGCCTCTTTTCGTTCCCGCCGGTGATCAACGGCCGGCGAACCGAGGTCACGACCGATTCCCGCGAGCTGTTCGTCGAACTCACGGGTACGGACCAGTGGACGATCGATAAGATGTGTGCGATCGTCTGCTATGCGCTGTCGGCCCGGGGCGCGACCATCGAGGAGGTCGAGGTCGAGTACCCCGACGCGACCCTCCTGCGTCCGGATTTCGAGGTTCGGAAGAAACGCGTCTCACACGATCGTATCGAGGGCATGCTCGGCATGGCGTTCGAACCCGAGACGGTCATCGACTGCTTTGAGCGTGCCGGGCTCTCGGCGACGCAAGTACTCGGTGAGGAGTCCGCCTACGATGTCGAGATCCCGCCCTATCGCGTCGACGTGCTCCATCCCGTTGACCTGATCGACGACGTGGGCCGGGCCTACGGCTTCGATGCCCTGATCCCAACCTACCCCGACGTGGGCACCGTCGGCGGGCGCCACGAACGCACCAGACTGGAAGACGCGACCCGAAACGTCCTCTGTGGGCTGGGCTTTGAGGACACGCTGAACTTCCACCTCATCAACGAGGCCGAGAACTACGACCGCCTCCGGGTCGAACCCGGCAATGAGGTCCTCGGCGCGGGCGAGGCGGCGACCATCCGCGAACCCTACAGCGAGGACTACACCATGGTCCGGACGTGGGCGCTGCCCTCGCTGCTGATCCTGCTGGAGAACAACACGCATCGTTCGTACCCGCAAGACCTCGCGGAGGTCGGCTTCGCCGCCGAGCTCGACGCCTCGACGGAGACCGGCGTCGCCGAACGCCGGACCGTCGCTGGCGTGCTCGCGCGCACGGATGCCTCCTACGAGGACGCGAAGGGGCGACTGCAGGCGATCGCCCGCGCGTTCGACGTCGATCTCGAGACGCCCCCGACGACGCATCCGACGTTCATCGACGGGCGGACCGCCACGGTGGAGATCGACGGCCACTCGGTGGGGGTCGTCGGCGAGATCCATCCCGAAGTGCTTGTCGAACACGACCTCGAACTCCCGGTCGCGGCCTTCGAGTTCCGGTTGGACGCACTGGAGTAG
- the pheS gene encoding phenylalanine--tRNA ligase subunit alpha yields MRLPPIQAAVLEAASATEDRTIERLAEELGEKPEAVTGAVFALEEEGLLDVTEETVEAVSLTDEGTEYVEMGLPERRLYEAALELDADEESVSMGEAIGRSGLEGPEVDIALSNYARKGYGEIDSGELSATAGREEDAEADALALIAAEEPITDAVLDDLARRDLVSRRESTVRSVTLTDAGVTALMEGIEESETVGQLTPELLTTGEWDDVEFAEYNVEADAAEVVGGKKHVLRQTADRVKDVLVGMGFEEMDGPHVDSEFWINDALFMPQDHPARTHWDQFALEEPSETADLPEELVERVCSAHLEGVGPDGDGYHSPWTEEVARGMDLRGHTTSLSMRYLSGEAVGKLEPPQRYFSVEKVYRNDTLDPTHLLEFFQIEGWVMAEDLSVRDLKGTFTEFYERFGITDLQFKPHYNPYTEPSFELFGHHPETGELIEIGNSGMFRPEVLEPLGVECDVMAWGLALERLAMLITGAEDIRDLHGTLADIEFLRNAEVIY; encoded by the coding sequence ATGCGACTGCCACCGATACAGGCGGCGGTTCTCGAGGCCGCGAGCGCCACCGAGGACCGCACGATAGAACGGCTCGCCGAGGAGCTCGGCGAAAAACCCGAGGCCGTCACCGGGGCGGTCTTCGCCCTCGAAGAGGAGGGACTGCTCGACGTTACCGAAGAGACCGTCGAGGCCGTCTCGCTCACCGACGAAGGGACAGAGTACGTGGAGATGGGCCTGCCCGAACGCCGCCTCTACGAGGCCGCCCTCGAACTCGACGCCGACGAGGAGTCAGTTTCGATGGGCGAGGCCATCGGCCGGTCGGGCTTGGAGGGTCCGGAAGTCGACATCGCGCTGTCGAACTACGCCCGGAAGGGCTACGGGGAGATCGACTCCGGCGAACTCTCGGCGACCGCGGGTCGAGAGGAGGACGCCGAAGCCGACGCACTGGCGTTGATCGCGGCCGAGGAGCCGATCACCGACGCGGTCCTCGACGATCTCGCCCGGCGCGACCTCGTCTCCCGGCGGGAGTCGACGGTCCGCTCGGTGACGCTGACCGACGCGGGCGTCACCGCGCTGATGGAGGGAATCGAGGAGAGCGAGACGGTCGGCCAGCTCACCCCAGAACTGCTCACCACCGGCGAGTGGGATGACGTGGAGTTCGCCGAGTACAACGTCGAGGCCGACGCCGCCGAGGTGGTGGGCGGAAAGAAACACGTCCTGCGCCAGACCGCCGACCGCGTGAAGGACGTTCTCGTGGGAATGGGTTTCGAGGAGATGGACGGCCCACACGTCGACTCGGAGTTCTGGATCAACGACGCGCTGTTCATGCCCCAGGACCACCCAGCACGAACCCACTGGGACCAGTTCGCGCTCGAAGAGCCAAGCGAAACGGCCGACCTCCCCGAGGAACTCGTCGAGCGCGTGTGCTCGGCCCACCTGGAGGGCGTCGGCCCCGACGGCGACGGCTATCACTCGCCGTGGACCGAGGAGGTCGCCCGCGGGATGGACCTCCGCGGGCACACCACCTCGCTGTCGATGCGCTATCTCTCCGGGGAGGCGGTGGGAAAACTCGAACCGCCCCAGCGGTACTTCTCGGTCGAGAAAGTCTACAGGAACGACACCCTCGACCCGACGCACCTACTGGAGTTCTTCCAGATCGAGGGCTGGGTGATGGCCGAGGACCTCTCCGTGCGCGACCTCAAGGGCACTTTCACGGAGTTCTACGAGCGCTTCGGCATCACCGACCTGCAGTTCAAGCCCCACTACAATCCCTACACCGAACCGAGCTTCGAGCTGTTCGGTCACCACCCCGAGACGGGCGAACTGATCGAGATAGGAAATTCAGGGATGTTCCGGCCCGAGGTGCTCGAACCGCTGGGTGTGGAGTGTGACGTGATGGCGTGGGGACTGGCCCTCGAACGTCTCGCGATGCTCATTACGGGTGCGGAGGACATCCGCGACCTCCATGGAACCCTCGCAGACATCGAGTTCCTCCGGAACGCGGAGGTGATCTACTGA